From the genome of Rhinatrema bivittatum chromosome 18, aRhiBiv1.1, whole genome shotgun sequence, one region includes:
- the SFXN1 gene encoding sideroflexin-1 — MSTTIPSNINIKEPRWDQSTFLGRAKHFFTVTDPRNILLPNEQLEHARQIVHSYRQGIVAPGLTEDELWRAKYVYDSAFHPDTGEKMILIGRMSAQVPMNMTITGCMMTFYRTTPAVVFWQWINQSFNAIVNYTNRSGDAPITVSQLGTAYVSATTGAVATALGLNALTKHVSPLIGRFVPFVAVAAANCINIPLMRQRELKYGIPVTDENGNRLGESASAARQAITQVVISRILMAAPGMAIPPFIMNTLEKKAFLKRFPWMSAPIQVGLVGFCLVFATPLCCALFPQKSSMSVTRLEPELQAKIKESSPGYERVYFNKGL; from the exons ATGTCCACAACAATCCCCTCAAACATTAACATCAAGGAACCCCGTTGGGATCAGAGCACTTTTCTGGGAAGAGCCAAGCATTTCTTTACCGTGACCGACCCCAGGAATATCCTCTTGCCAAATGAACAGTTGGAACATGCTAGACAGATAGTGCACAGTTATAG ACAAGGTATCGTGGCCCCGGGTCTGACAGAAGATGAGCTATGGAGAGCAAAGTATGTCTACGATTCTGCGTTTCACCCAGATACCGGTGAAAAAATGATTCTGATTGGCCGAATGTCTGCTCAGGTACCAATGAATATGACAATCACAGGATGCATGATGACCTTTTATAG AACTACTCCAGCTGTTGTGTTTTGGCAGTGGATTAACCAGTCCTTCAATGCAATTGTAAATTATACCAACAGGAGCGGAGATGCTCCAATTACTGTAAG CCAACTGGGAACAGCTTATGTTTCTGCCACCACAGGTGCTGTAGCAACAGCTCTAGGACTTAATGCACTAACCAAG CACGTCTCACCCCTCATAGGACGCTTCGTTCCTTTTGTTGCTGTGGCTGCTGCTAACTGCATCAATATCCCTTTAATGAGGCAAAG GGAATTGAAATACGGTATCCCCGTCACAGACGAAAACGGAAACCGACTCGGGGAATCTGCTAGTGCCGCCCGCCAGGCCATCACTCAGGTCGTCATCTCCAGGATCCTTATGGCCGCTCCCGGCATGG CCATCCCTCCTTTTATAATGAATACGCTGGAAAAGAAAGCCTTCCTAAAG cGGTTTCCATGGATGAGTGCCCCGATCCAGGTTGGATTAGTTGGATTTTG TTTGGTGTTCGCCACACCTCTCTGCTGTGCATTATTTCCTCAGAAAAG CTCCATGTCTGTGACGCGCCTGGAGCCAGAACTGCAGGCCAAGATCAAAGAAAGCAGCCCGGGGTACGAACGTGTTTACTTCAATAAAGGATTGTAG